TAAATCTGCTGAAATAGGTGTCCCTGTTTTCTAAATTAATATCACCAGCTCTTATATTCCAGTTATCAGAAAATAGTTCAATAAACACTTGATCAAACTCATCTAGATTTTGAGAGTAGCCACCTTGCTGGCTAGGTATATTTGCATCTTGTATAGAAGCGCGTAAGGTAACGCGCTCACTTAGCTTTCCGCTTATTTGTAAGTCAAGCTCTGAGTTCAAGGTACTGTTTTGGCTATTGCCTACAGCAACTCCTCTTAAGATGCTTCCGCTCACGTTAAGGCCAGAAAATGGAGTGACAGTATTTGTTCTTCTGTCTTCACCTAAACTTATAATCTTGTCGAGATTGCCAGTACTCGTCACAATCTGGTTAGGGTCATACTGAGAATAGACACGCGTAAGAAAATCTGGATATACCTTGTAGGTTATAATGAGAGAATCTGGAAGTATTCCATTTTTCGCGCTAAGCGTAAGGATACTTTTTCCATAATCCATACTATAAGATGTGCTATCTATCCTTTTACCTTGTAGCGTAGTGATTTTAAATAAGGAAGGATTTATGCTTACAGAGTCTAAAAGCACAGAGTCTCTTACCGCAATTCTTTTGGTACGCGTTTGTTGTGCTAGAACAGCACTGGTGCATAATAGTAAAAGAACTGTGTAAAATACGCGCATCAATAGTAAAACTCTAGGCTGAGGTAAATATTACAATGACTCAAAGGTAAACTTTATAAGTTTTTTACGAGGTGTGGAAAAACCTAATTTATAACTTAGCAGCCCAATACAGCATACTATGAAAATTATCTCTTATAACGTAAACGGTATCCGTGCAGCTTTGCGCAAAGATTTTGCCACCTGGTTGCAACACACAGATCCAGATGTGGTGCTGTTGCAAGAGACAAAAGCAACACCAGATCAAGTAGATACAGCAGTTTTTGAAAGTCTGGGTTATGAGCATTACTGGTTCAGCGCACAAAAAAAAGGATACAGTGGTGTGGCTATTCTCACGAAGAAAACACCTAAAAATGTAGTGTATGGAACGGGAATCGAATCCATGGATTTTGAAGGTAGAAATATAAGAGTGGACTTTGATGATGTTTCTGTGATGAGCATGTACTTGCCATCTGGAACAAATATTGCCCGTCTAGAGCATAAACTGGAATACATGTCGTTATTACAAGATTATGTAAACGAGATCAAGCAAGATGTTCCAAATCTTGTGATAGGTGGAGATTACAATATTTGTCACGAAGCTATAGATATTCACGATCCCGTACGTAATAAAAACGTAAGCGGATTTTTACCTGTAGAGCGTGAGTGGATAAGTAACTTTATGGACAGTGGTTTTATAGACTCTTTCCGTCATCTTAACAAAGAGCCAGACAACTACACATGGTGGAGTTATCGAGCAAATGCGCGAGCAAATAACAAAGGATGGCGCATTGATTATAACATGGTAAGTGAGCCTCTTAAAAATAATATTGAACGTGCTGTGATTCTCTCTGATGCTGTGCATAGTGATCACTGTCCGCACATGGTAGAATTAAAATTATCTTAAAAAAAATGAATACA
The genomic region above belongs to Dokdonia sp. Dokd-P16 and contains:
- a CDS encoding exodeoxyribonuclease III; translated protein: MKIISYNVNGIRAALRKDFATWLQHTDPDVVLLQETKATPDQVDTAVFESLGYEHYWFSAQKKGYSGVAILTKKTPKNVVYGTGIESMDFEGRNIRVDFDDVSVMSMYLPSGTNIARLEHKLEYMSLLQDYVNEIKQDVPNLVIGGDYNICHEAIDIHDPVRNKNVSGFLPVEREWISNFMDSGFIDSFRHLNKEPDNYTWWSYRANARANNKGWRIDYNMVSEPLKNNIERAVILSDAVHSDHCPHMVELKLS